TCCGGACCACTGTGCCACATGTCGCGGTACGGATTGTTGACCGGGCGTTACCCGTTTCGCACGGATGTTTCCAAGTGGCCAAAGCACGCGCTGATCCGACCCGATCAGGCGACGATTGCGACCGTGCTAAAACGACGCGAATTTCGCACGGCGATGGTCGGTAAGTGGCACCTCGGATTCAACGAGAACGGTTACGAGAATGCGTTACCGGGTGGACCCGTGGACTGTGGATTCGATTCGTTTTTTGGAATCCGAGCATCGACGGATATCCCGCCCTACTTCTACATTTCGGGCAACCGGGCCGTCGATCCACCGACGGACTCGATCGAAGCGAATTCAAGCGAGGGATGGTCACCGATTCAGGGTGAGTTTTGGCGAGAAGGCGGAATCGCGCCGGGGCTGGAACTCGATGAAGTCCTGCCGCGATTCACCGACGAAGCCGTCTCGGTGATTCAAGCCCACGATCGCGAACAGCCGTTGTTCCTCTATCTGGCCTATCCCGCGCCACACACGCCATGGTTGCCCGTCGAAGCCTTTCGCGGCAAGAGTGGCGCTGGTATGTACGGCGATTTCGTGATGATGGTCGATGCACAAATCGGTCGTGTGCTGAAGTCGTTGGATGATGAGCGGATGTCCGACGATACGCTGGTCATCTTCACATCGGACAACGGACCGGTCTGGTACGCCGAAGACGTAGATCGATTTTCGCACGATTCGGTCGGCGGATTGCGCGGCATGAAAGCGGACGCTTGGGAGGGCGGGCACCGAATGCCTTTCGTTGCAAGATGGCCCGGCAAAGTCAAAGCCGGTTCGAGTTGCGATCAAACGATTTCGTTCGTCGATATGCTGGCCACGTTTGCCGCCGTCGCGCAAACGGAACTTACAGAAAACGAAGGACCCGACAGTTTCAGCATTCTGCCGCTGCTTCACGGGAGCGACGAACCGGTTCGATCTTCGTTGGCGTTGTCGAGCGGCAGCAAATTGAAAACGATCCGTAGCGGGCCTTGGAAATTGATTTTGGGCCTTGGTTCGGGAGGTTTTTCGAAACCCAGCAAGATCGCCGCCAAGCGAGGCGATCCATTGGGCCAGCTCTATCATTTGGAAAACGACCCGGCCGAAACCACCAACCTTTACAACGACATGCCGGACAAGGTGGCCGAATTGACGTCGATGTGGGACGCTATCGAAAACAACGAATCCAGTCGAACGGTCTTGCAGGGAACCAACCATTGAACGCCAACCAACGGACTCGCTGTGTTGCCTGGATTGTGGGCGTGACTGTGGTCATGGTCACGATTCTGCGAGCGATGAGGCGAACGTGGTGGTGTGCCTGTGGACGTCCGGTCCCATGGGCCTGGGACATTTGGACGTCTCATGCGTCGCAGCACTTGATCGATCCCTATTTCTTTTCACACGTGCTGCACGGCTTGATTTTCTTTGCCGCGTTGAACTTGCTGACAAAGGTTCCGACCCATGTGAAGTGGATCCTTGCGACTGTGATCGAAGCCGGTTGGGAGATTTTGGAGAACTCGCCGATCATCATCAACCGATACCGCGAGGGCACGATCTCGTTGGATTACTTTGGTGACTCGATCGCCAACTCGATTTTCGACGTGATCGCGTGCTTGTTGGGCTACGCGTTTGCTTCACGGGTCCGCCCGTTGACGGCGATCGCGTTTTTTCTGGTCGTGGAATTGGTGCTGCTGGTGACGATCCGAGATTGCTTGACGTTGAACGTCATCATGTTGGTTTCGCCCGTCGAAGCGATCAAAGAATGGCAGAGTGCGGGTGTCTCGTGACTGGCTACTTCACTGCGTTCTTGTTCACGTGCGGGTGATCGCGAAGGTGATCTTGGCAATACGCGAAATGGCCGTCGCACTGGCTGCAGTATCGAAAGTCGGCGCTTGGGTCCGTGGTGCTGTCGATGCCACAGACGTGACAAACGTGTCGCGGCGTCTTGGACTGTTTGACCTGTTTCTTGTTCCACGCCATTTTGCGTTGCAGACTAACACCGCGGCCAAACAGCCCGCGTCCGAAGAACAGCAAGTAGTTTCCGACTGATGCTAGAACCAACATCTTGCCAGCCAGTGGCGCGGCAAGAAACGTCAGAACGTACCAAGCCGCTTGCAGCCACGCCAAGTACTTGATCTTCACCGGCAGTACAAAGAACAAGAGAAATTCAAAGTTCGGGTTGTAGGTCGCAAAGGCCAAAAAGACGGTTGCTTCGAGGAAGAAACCGGTCACGGATTGGTCGTGCGCGATACCGGCGGCGATCAACGTCAAGATGAGTCCGACATACATGAATGAACAGTATCGGACGTTGCCCCATTGTTGTTCGAGCGCCGTTCCCATCATGTAGAAGATATAGAAGTAGAAGATCGCGAAGATCGGACTGCTCGTCGGCGCGACCAGCAAGAACGTTCCCAATCGCCAGACTTCGCCTTCGATCACTTTGTCCCAAATCAAAGTGCCTCGTTCGATCATCGTCGGGTCAACAAGACTGAAGATCCAAAACACGAACTGGCAACCGACCAGCAAGGCGGTCAGGTTAGGAATCGTGATCGGGCGAACGATCCGGTCGATTCGATCGAGTAAGTTCATATTACAGTAGCGAAGTTAAGAGTTGTTTTTCAGGGTGGCGACGGTCGCGTTCATCACGGGTGCCACATCGTGATCGGTCAACAAAGCGTCACCGAATCGCTGGCAGTAAACGGCAACTGTAGAGAAAGACTGCCCGGCAACTGCTAATTCCAAGAGGTCTTCGGCCGAAATCGTTTGCCGTCCGGCGCG
The sequence above is a segment of the Rubripirellula tenax genome. Coding sequences within it:
- a CDS encoding DUF2585 family protein, with translation MNANQRTRCVAWIVGVTVVMVTILRAMRRTWWCACGRPVPWAWDIWTSHASQHLIDPYFFSHVLHGLIFFAALNLLTKVPTHVKWILATVIEAGWEILENSPIIINRYREGTISLDYFGDSIANSIFDVIACLLGYAFASRVRPLTAIAFFLVVELVLLVTIRDCLTLNVIMLVSPVEAIKEWQSAGVS
- a CDS encoding sulfatase family protein, with translation MLDTTTLEAATSKLPNIVLILVDDMGYGDPACFNEQSKIATPNIDSLARDGMRFTDAHASGPLCHMSRYGLLTGRYPFRTDVSKWPKHALIRPDQATIATVLKRREFRTAMVGKWHLGFNENGYENALPGGPVDCGFDSFFGIRASTDIPPYFYISGNRAVDPPTDSIEANSSEGWSPIQGEFWREGGIAPGLELDEVLPRFTDEAVSVIQAHDREQPLFLYLAYPAPHTPWLPVEAFRGKSGAGMYGDFVMMVDAQIGRVLKSLDDERMSDDTLVIFTSDNGPVWYAEDVDRFSHDSVGGLRGMKADAWEGGHRMPFVARWPGKVKAGSSCDQTISFVDMLATFAAVAQTELTENEGPDSFSILPLLHGSDEPVRSSLALSSGSKLKTIRSGPWKLILGLGSGGFSKPSKIAAKRGDPLGQLYHLENDPAETTNLYNDMPDKVAELTSMWDAIENNESSRTVLQGTNH